AGATGTGGACGACGTCGATGTCATTATCCAGCAGCATTTCACGGTAATTCGGGTAATAGCGGCAGTTATAAGCCATCGCCTGTTGCAAACCGTTGGCGCTATCAATATCGACCAGCGCACGCAGCGTGACCCCCGGCAAAAGCCGGAGGGCGTTAACGTGACTGCGGTGAATAGCGCCCGCGCCGATGATGGCGGCATTTAGCGTTGTCATGTCACCTCCGGTTATGTGCGGGCATTCGCCAGCATTTGCGCCTTGACGCACAGTTCTGCGGCTTTAAAGGCATGGGCCTGTGTCATGGCGTTTTCCATGCGATTCAGACAATCGAGAATGAAGTCGCCGAAGAAAGGAAAACCGACTTTGCCCGCGACCGGGTAGCGGTATTCCCCGTCTTTATTCACCAGATACACCACGTCCTGTTCACCCCGGGTGATATCCACATACTTGCGGATCTCAATGTAACCTTCGGTACCCAGCAACGTCAGGCGTCCATCACCCCAGCTACTGAGCCCCTGCGGCGTGAACCAGTCGCAGCGGAAATAGCCGGTCGCCCCGTTGTCGCCCGCCAGCATGGCATCGCCAAAGTCTTCGAACAGCGGATACTGCGGATGATTGACGTTACGGACCTGGCTGGCGACGATATGCGCCTCGCTGTTGCCGGTATAAAACAGAAATTGTTCAATTTGATGGCTGCCGATGTCGCACAGAATGCCGCCAAAATAGCGTTTGTCATAAAACCAGTCCGGGCGCCCGTGGCCTTCGCGGTGCGGACCGGTGCCCAGGGTTTGCATCACGCGCCCAATTGCCCCTTGATGGACAAGCTGACCGGCATAAACGGCGCTTTCAACATGCAGACGCTCGCTGTAATAGACCGCGTATTTGCGCCCGGTTTTCGCCACCATCGCTTTGGCCTCTTCAAGCTGTGCGAGGGTGGTTAACGGAGCCTTGTCGGTGAAGTAGTCTTTACCGGCCGCCATGACCTTTAGCCCCAGCGGGCAGCGCTCGGAAGGAATTGCCGCCCCGGCAACCAGTCGGACCTCGCGATCGTTGAGGATTGTCTCGAGCGAATCGGCCACCTGCGCCTGCGGATACTGCTGCAGAAATTGATCGATTTTGTGCGGGTCGGGATCGTAAACCCATTTCAGCGTGGCGCCTGCTTCAATCAACCCGTTGCACATGCCGTAGATATGGCCATGATCGAGTGAGGACGCGGCAATGATAAACTCGCCAGGCTTCACGACCGGCTGAGGTTTTCCGGTAGGGGCGTAGTGCATTCCATCTTGCTTGTTCATTCTTTAGCTCCTGAATCTAAGTCTTTACCCAGAGGGATGGCGCCCACTTCCGTGAAATTGCTCACGGAGGCGGATTTCTCATAGAAATGCGGGGCGATTTCAATCAGGCCGCCGGTGCGATAAAACGCATCGGTGTGGTGAATAGGCAGCGTCACCACCGTGCGGGTGATGGCGGATTTATAGATAGCGGTAATCAACTCCAGCGAGCGCTTGCCCTGTTCGCCATCGACCAGGGGACGGATCTGTTGTTCGATGGCGTTGAGCAGGTTATCGATTTGCCCGGTGTGTAGCGTCCATTGCAGCGGTGGCGTAGCGCGAAAAAGTGTCTCCAGATGCTGTTCCAGTTCGCCGTTATTGTCAGTCTGCGGGAAACCGTTATCCGCCGACTGGCTGGCATGAACCTGCCACGGCGCGGAAATACGCGCTTTTTCGCCCTGAATGACAATCTTTTGATCTTCACCGTGATGCACCACGGAGGCGGTCAGTTGCGTCAGCGCCCTGTTCGGGTATTTGAAGATAGCCGCGCTAAGATCCTCGACTTCGGCGTTGTCATGGGCGACGTTGGTCATCATCGCCACGACTTCAGTTGGGAAACCCAGCATCCATTGAATGGCATCAATGTGGTGCACCGCGTGATTCAGCGTGCAGCCGCCGCCTTCTTTCTGCCACGTGCCGCGCCACCAGAGATCGTAATAGCAGTGTCCGCGCCACCAGAATGAATCCACCTGCGCATGGCAAATCTTGCCCGCCAGCCCGGAATCAACAACGGTTTTCAGCCGCCAGAAGGCATCGGTAAAGCGGTTTTGCGCAATGACCGATAAGGTTTTCCCACTGGCCTTTTGCGCGGCGATCATCGCATCGCACTCTTCAAGCGAGGCGGCCATCGGTTTTTCGCACAGCACATGTTTTCCGGCCTGCAGCGCATCAACGCTAATGGCTGCGTGCACGTACGGTGGCGTGCAGACATCCACCACATCGACCTCTATGTCCGCGTCCAGCATCGCCTGATGACTGCGGTAGACTCGCGCTTCGCTCAGGCCGTAGCGTGATTTCTTCTCTTCGGCTTTCTCTGGGTAGATATCAACCAGCGCGACAATCCGGCAACGATCGGCGAACTGTAAATACCCCTGAATGTGGTTGTGGGAGATATTCCCGGTACCGACAATGGCAATGTTGAGCATAATTTTCTCCTGCGCGTTACCAGCTACCGGAAGCGTCCAGCGTGCGGCTGGTCGTGGTTTTTTCTACTGAAGAGGCGATACGTTCCTGGAGCAACTGGAAGTAGCGCTGCTCATCGATCGGTAGCTCAACCCAGTCATCGGTCCAGGTAGAAAGGTGCATCGCATTGGAAAGCGTCAGGCCGCGAATGCCTTCCAGACCGGGAGCGATCAGCGGCTCGCCGTGCAGAATCGCGGCGGTGAAATTGCGGGTAATGACATAGTGCTCACTGCATTCTGGTTCGGTAGGGATGGTCACCTCCCAGCATTCAGGCTCACCAAAACCGTTTTGCCAGCGTGCGTTAAAGTCGGTTTCGGATTCCCGTAGTCTCCAGAAGCGCAGTCGGCCTTCTTCCACCACGACTTTTCCCCGACTGCCAACAATTTCCAGGCGATTTGTGCCGGGGGTTTCGGCGACGGTGGTGATAAACACGCCGGTCGCGCCGTTGGCGTATTCCGTGTAGGCCGTGACGTCATCTTCAACTTCAATCTGGCGGTGCTTGCCAAACTGGCAAAAGGCGCGCAAGCGTACCGGCATGCCGACCAGCCATTGCCATAAATCGAGTTGGTGTGGATCCTGATTAAGCAGCACGCCGCCGCCTTCACCTTTCCAGGTCGCGCGCCAGCCGCCGGAGTTGTAATAGCTCTGCGAACGATACCAGTTGGTAATGATCCAGTTAGAGCGACGCAGCTCGCCGAGTTCGCCGCTGTCGATCAGATCTTTAACTTTCTGATACAGCGGATTGGGGCGCTGGTTGTACATCATGCTGAACACCACATTACATTCGCGCGCGCAGGCGTTCATCTCTTGTACTTGCGCGGTATAGACCCCGGCAGGTTTTTCGCACAGCGTATGGATGCCAAGACGCATGGCCATCATCGATAAACCCGGATGGTCATAGTGCGGAGTGGCGACGATAACGGCGTCAATAAGCCCACTTTCCAGCATCTCACGCGCGTCGCTGAATAATGTCACCTCTTCACCGACCAGCCGTTGGATAGCCGCATGTTTATCAGGATTGTTATCACACACTGCGGTGAGCACTGCTTCGTGTACCGTTCCGGCCAGCAGGTAGCGCGCGTGGACGGTACCAATGTTGCCAACCCCAATAATGCCAAAGCGTATTTTTTTCATGTCGTGCCTTTTTCATGAGAAATAAGGGATATGCGGAACATAAGAAACGCCTGGAATATCGACAATGTGATTTTGTGAGAACGGTTGCAGGATGAAAAAGAAGTTCATCCAGTCATTGAAAAAGTGTTTTAGAGTCAATGAACTACGTTTGCAAAAAATTGCAAAGATTGATTGCGAGTGAGGTCACAGAATGTCTGGCAAGCTAAAAATGGACGAAATTGCCGCCCTGACGGGGTACTCGGTGAGTACGGTGTCGAGGGTGCTTAGCGGAAAGTCATATACCAGCGATAAAGCGCGTGAGGCGATTGTCAGCTGCGCACGCAGGCTGGGCGTTCTGGACTCGCTGTCCAGTGGACGACTGTTGATTAACGGGATTGCCGTTTTCGCTCCGTTGCGCACTTTCACCGCCCGTGGCGATGCGTTTTACCTCGAAGTCACGCGCGGAATTGCTGAGGCGATAGCGCCGCATGATGTGTATCTGAGTTACTGCGGGCTGGATGAGCAACGTGCGGACATCAAAGTCTTTCAGGAAAAGGCCAACAACAAGAATATCAATGCCATTATTCTTATCGGCATTGATGACCCGACCGTGCATAAACTGGCGCAACTGCTGGATAAACCCTGCGTGTTGATTAACTCGCAGGACAAAGAAGGGTTACTGGATGCGGTATCCCCCGATCATCGGGCGATTGGCAACCGTGCTGTGCAATATCTTTTTGAACAGGGGCATCGGCGTATTCTTCATGTCACCAGCCTGCGCCGGGAAACGATGTACTGGCGTCTGGAGGGCATCAAGGAGGTGTACCGACAATATCAGATACCGTTTGATACCGGGCGCGATCTGCTGGTGACGGAAGGGTTTTCTGAGGATGAATCAGAGCGGGCGATAGGCAACTGGCTACGTGAGACGCCGCGTGAAGCGTGGCCTGAGGTGATTTTCTGCGCCGGGGCGTCAATGTCGACGGGCATTCGGCGAATACTGGAAAACGTTGGCGTGGAGATACCCGGTGAGCTGTCGCTGATGACGACGGAT
The Citrobacter arsenatis DNA segment above includes these coding regions:
- a CDS encoding Gfo/Idh/MocA family protein — its product is MNKQDGMHYAPTGKPQPVVKPGEFIIAASSLDHGHIYGMCNGLIEAGATLKWVYDPDPHKIDQFLQQYPQAQVADSLETILNDREVRLVAGAAIPSERCPLGLKVMAAGKDYFTDKAPLTTLAQLEEAKAMVAKTGRKYAVYYSERLHVESAVYAGQLVHQGAIGRVMQTLGTGPHREGHGRPDWFYDKRYFGGILCDIGSHQIEQFLFYTGNSEAHIVASQVRNVNHPQYPLFEDFGDAMLAGDNGATGYFRCDWFTPQGLSSWGDGRLTLLGTEGYIEIRKYVDITRGEQDVVYLVNKDGEYRYPVAGKVGFPFFGDFILDCLNRMENAMTQAHAFKAAELCVKAQMLANART
- a CDS encoding Gfo/Idh/MocA family protein, whose product is MKKIRFGIIGVGNIGTVHARYLLAGTVHEAVLTAVCDNNPDKHAAIQRLVGEEVTLFSDAREMLESGLIDAVIVATPHYDHPGLSMMAMRLGIHTLCEKPAGVYTAQVQEMNACARECNVVFSMMYNQRPNPLYQKVKDLIDSGELGELRRSNWIITNWYRSQSYYNSGGWRATWKGEGGGVLLNQDPHQLDLWQWLVGMPVRLRAFCQFGKHRQIEVEDDVTAYTEYANGATGVFITTVAETPGTNRLEIVGSRGKVVVEEGRLRFWRLRESETDFNARWQNGFGEPECWEVTIPTEPECSEHYVITRNFTAAILHGEPLIAPGLEGIRGLTLSNAMHLSTWTDDWVELPIDEQRYFQLLQERIASSVEKTTTSRTLDASGSW
- a CDS encoding LacI family DNA-binding transcriptional regulator; its protein translation is MSGKLKMDEIAALTGYSVSTVSRVLSGKSYTSDKAREAIVSCARRLGVLDSLSSGRLLINGIAVFAPLRTFTARGDAFYLEVTRGIAEAIAPHDVYLSYCGLDEQRADIKVFQEKANNKNINAIILIGIDDPTVHKLAQLLDKPCVLINSQDKEGLLDAVSPDHRAIGNRAVQYLFEQGHRRILHVTSLRRETMYWRLEGIKEVYRQYQIPFDTGRDLLVTEGFSEDESERAIGNWLRETPREAWPEVIFCAGASMSTGIRRILENVGVEIPGELSLMTTDVQELDAHIVAAVTSITIPCRALGVEAVHLLQNRLNRPSAPVFNLLLKGKVTDRGTVTHATRHAARVTVAR
- a CDS encoding Gfo/Idh/MocA family protein, translated to MLNIAIVGTGNISHNHIQGYLQFADRCRIVALVDIYPEKAEEKKSRYGLSEARVYRSHQAMLDADIEVDVVDVCTPPYVHAAISVDALQAGKHVLCEKPMAASLEECDAMIAAQKASGKTLSVIAQNRFTDAFWRLKTVVDSGLAGKICHAQVDSFWWRGHCYYDLWWRGTWQKEGGGCTLNHAVHHIDAIQWMLGFPTEVVAMMTNVAHDNAEVEDLSAAIFKYPNRALTQLTASVVHHGEDQKIVIQGEKARISAPWQVHASQSADNGFPQTDNNGELEQHLETLFRATPPLQWTLHTGQIDNLLNAIEQQIRPLVDGEQGKRSLELITAIYKSAITRTVVTLPIHHTDAFYRTGGLIEIAPHFYEKSASVSNFTEVGAIPLGKDLDSGAKE